The genomic window GTTTAATAAGTGAGAGGTGATTCTATTGGATGAAATAAAAGGTAAAAAAAAATTCAGAATGATAGATGCAATTCTTTCAGTAATTTGTGTTGTATTTGTAGCTGAAGCAGCAGCTCCTGTTGCAGCAATAGGAAATTCGCAATATTTTTGGTGGATCTTTTTAATGATTGGCTTCTTGCTTCCTTATGGACTAATTGCTTCTGAATTAGGTACAACATTTGATGGTGAAGGTGGGCTATATGACTGGGTCAGAAAGGCTTTTGGATCTAAAATGGGAGGACGAGTAGCTTGGTATTATTGGATCAACTTCCCTTTATGGATGGCCGCTTTGGCTGTTATTTTCCCAGAAATGATTGAGTTAATCACTGGGATAGAAATTAATATTGCGGTAGCTATTATGATTGAGTTAGCATTTATCTGGATTGTGACGCTGATTGCATTCTTTCCAATTAGTGATAGTGTCTGGATTTTAAACGGAGCTGCTATTATTAAAGTTTTCTTAGCAGTGGTAGTAGGTGCGTTGGGGGTTTATGTAGCAATTACACAAGGAGTAGCAAATGAGTATACTTTAACTTCAATGTTACCCTCATTTGACGTGAATAGTCTATCGTTTGTTTCAGTTATTATATTCAATTTTTTGGGCTTTGAAGTAATCACTACAATGGCTGATGATATGGAAGATCCTAAAAAACAAATACCCCAAGCAATCGTTATTGGCGGTATAGTTATTGCAGCAATCTATATTTTTTCAGCATTTGGTATTGGGGTAGCTATCCCTACTGAGGAAATTAGCACAAGTAGCGGCTTAATTGAAAGTTTACAGCTTTTAACGGGAAATCCAACGAGTCTATTCATTACTGTAGCAGCTATATTATTCTTGTTAACCCTTTTCGGAAATATGATTTCTTGGTCTCAAGGTGTTAATAGCGTAGCGGCTTACGCTGCCGACATGGAAGATATGCCAAGTGTGTTTAAAAAAAGAAGAAAAAATGGTATCCCCTCTGGTGCACCTATAATGAACGGAATCGTCGCTTCGATAGTTATATTGCTAGCACCAATTATTCCAAATGAAGATTTGTTTTGGAGCTTCTTTGCTCTTAATTTAGTCATGTTCTTACTTTCATATATACCTGTTTTTCCTGCGTTTTTGAAATTAAGAGAAATTGATCCTGACAGAGAAAGACCTTTCAAAGTCAAAGGTAGTAAAGGATTTTTGAAAGTGTTAGCTTACATTCCAATGATATTAATTATTATCGCTCTAATTTTTATTGCCATTCCGATGGATACTAGTGCAGAGACATTGAGTAGTACTTTGCCAATCACAATAGGAGCGGTTATTTTCATCATTATTGGAGAAATAATTATTAGAATAAAACACAAATCACCTAAAATATAAGAAAGAAGGAATTGTCGATGAAAAAATTAGAGACTATACCTCAAACCGATGGATTTAGAATGCCTGGAGAATTTGAACAACACGACGGTTGTTGGATGATCTGGCCTGAAAGACCAGATAACTGGAGATTAGGCGGTAAACCAGCTCAAATAGCCTTCGCAGAAGTAGCTAAAGCTATCAGTGAATTTGAGCTAGTGACCATGTGTGTTAGTAGCGAACAATATGCTAATGCTAAAAATATGCTTTCAGATACGGTTAGGGTCGTTGAAATGACTAACGATGATTCTTGGATGCGTGATGTTGGCGCAACCTTTATAATTAACGATAAAGAAGTAAGAGGTGTGGATTGGGTTTTTAATGCCTGGGGTGGCTTAGTCGATGGTCTTTACTTCCCATGGGACAAAGACGATCAAATAGCAGATAAAATGTGTGAAATAGAAAAATTAAGTCGTTACCGTTTAGATGATTTCGTTTTAGAAGGTGGCTCTATTCACGTCGACGGAGAAGGTACGCTAGTTGTTACAGAGGAATGCCTATTAAGCAAGGGGCGTAACCCAGATTTATCAAAAGAAGAAATAGAAAATAGATTGAAAGAATATTTAGATTTAGAAAAAATTATTTGGATTCCTCGTGGTATCTATAACGACGAAACCAATGGTCACGTAGACAACATCATGCATTATGTAGCGCCAGGCAAAATTGTACTTGCTTGGACAGACGATGAATCAGATCCTCAATACGAGATTTGTCAAGAAGCCTATGAGGTATTAAGCAAATCAACGGACGCAAAAGGTCGCAAAATTGAAATCACTAAATTAACTCTACCTGCAAATATCTTAATCACTAAGGAAGAAAGTGAAGGTGTAGACGCAATTGAAGGAACCCTCCCACGTGAAGAAGGAGACCGTTTAGCAGCTTCATATGCTAACTTCTATATCGCTAACGGTGGAGTTATTGTTCCTGCATTTGATGACCCCAATGATAAAAAAGCTGTTGAAACACTTCAACAGGTATTTCCAAATCATAAAATAGTGAGTGTATACGCTAGAGAAATTCTTTTAGGTGGAGGAAACGTCCATTGTATTACGCAACAACAGCCTAGTGTCTCACAAAAATGACTATTCTAAGAATAGCAATATAGCAACCACGACGGTGGAAACTATACTGCTATTTTTTTGTATTAATAGGTTTGACTAATAAAACATAAAAAAAGTGGCTCTAATTAAGATGATTAAAGACATTAAATTAATACGACGGTAAACAGGGAAGTTGAATTACTTATACTCGATATTAGTATGGAGAAGAATTGGTAGTCTTTTATTAGAATAAAGTCTATTTGATCGAAAAGAAAATGAGACTCACTGATTAAAAAAATAATGAAATAGATGAGCTAATTAAATTATCCTAATTCTGTTCTAGTTTCGTATAAAAATGATCGTCTATACAGTACTCAAAGAGTTAATTCGGTGTCAAATTTTGATAATGATAATAATTAATTTAAATAATAGAAAAAAAGATGTTGAGAACGCTAACAAAATATGTTATTGTCAATTTGAGTAAACGTTTACGTTGAGGTCAATTAAAGATAGAATAGGAAGTGAAAAAAGATGGTTACCATTCGTGATGTTGCCTTAAAAGCGAAAACCTCTATTGCGACAGTTTCTCGCGTAATAAATAATAAACCTGGTTTTTCAGAAGAAACAAAGCAAAAAGTTCAACAAGCCATGAAAGAATTAGATTATGAGACTAATGAAATTGCTCGTAGCTTAATCACAAATAAGACCAATACTATTGGTGTTATCGTACCAAATATTGCAAGTATGCTTACGCACGATTTACTTAATGGAATTGAAAACCTTTCTCAGTCAAGAAAGTATAGCATTATCGTTTGCTACACCTATTCAAACCACGAAAGAACAATGGAATATTTAAAGACATTAAAAGAAAAAAGAGTGGATGGTATTATCTTTACAAGTGAAAATTTAACGGATAAAAATATTGAATATATCAAAAAAATAAATATTCCAATCGTATTATTGTCTACGTTTTCAGAAAAATACAAGTTGCCTTTCGTAAAAGTTGATGATTATCAAGCTTCCTATGCTGCTGTAGAATATTTAATTGGTAAGGGACATAAAAATATAGGTATGCTAAGTGGTGATCCTAACGATAAGATTGCTGGAGAACCAAGAATCAAAGGATACAAAGATGCGTTGAAAAAGCATCATCTATTCTCTAATGAGGAACATATTGTTGTCGGAAATAATTTTAGCTTTGAAGATGGTAGAACGAATCTTGTAACACTTTTAGAAAAATTTCCGGAAATGACCGCAATCTTTTCTGCTAGTGATGAAATGGCTGCTGGAGCAATTGCAACGGCACATGAAAAAAAGATTAATATACCTGAAGAGTTATCTATAATTGGCTATGATAATATCTTAGTATCACAGATGGTCTACCCACCGTTGACAACAATTGAGCAGCCTTTGTATGATATGGGATACACCGCTGCAGAAATGTTATTTCAGCAGATAGATGAAAAAGAACTGATAAATAAAGAAGTGTATCTTCCATTTAAAATCATTGAAAGAGAGAGCGTTAAAGTTATGGATTCACTTTAATTGGTGATCATATCATTAGCGCAATGTTTGTTCCATTCTCTATAATCATGCTTCCATTAGTTATTTTGAGTGGGAATAGTGATATGGCAACATTCCCTCTAACTCAATATATTTTTGAATCTCAATTTAGTACAAATTATACTTTAGCATTTTCATCTTATTTATTAGCTATTTTACCTATGCTAATTGTGTACATCATTGCACAAAAATGGATTATCAGTGGGGTTACACAGGGTGCAATTAAATAAACTAACCTTAAAAGAGAATAATAAAAAAAACTTAAAGAAATGAGGAATTAAAGTATGAAATGGTGGCAGAATGCAGTAGTCTATCAAATCTATCCAAGGAGTTTCCAAGACTCTAATGGAGATGGAATAGGTGATTTGCAAGGAATTATCAAACGTTTGAATTATTTAGAGTTATTAGGGATTAATGCTATATGGCTTAGTCCTGTTTACCAATCTCCAAACGATGACAATGGCTATGACATCAGTAATTATCAAGCCATTAACGCTGAGTTCGGAACAATGAAAGACATGGATGAGTTGATAGAAAAAGCTAGAAAAAAGGGAATCCATATTATAATGGACCTAGTAGTCAATCACACATCAGATGAACATAACTGGTTTGTAGAATCAAAACAAAGTAGAGACAACGAATACCGTGAATATTACATCTGGCGAGATCCCGTTGATGGAAAAAGACCAAGTGATTTAACCTCATCTTTTAGCGGTTCTGCTTGGGAGTTTGATGAAGAAAGCGGACAATATTACTTGCACATGTTTAGCAAAAAACAGCCTGATCTGAATTGGGAAAACCCAGCTGTAAGAAAAGATATTTATGAGATGATGAATTTTTGGTTAGATAAGGGAATTGGTGGATTCCGCATGGATGTTATCGATCAGATTAGCAAAGACTTAGAAAATAACGTTACAAATAACGGTCCTCGACTTCACGAGTTTATTCAAGAAATGAACCAAGAAACAATCAGGCAGTATGACGTGATGACAGTAGGCGAAACATGGGGTGCTACAATTGATAGTGGTAAGAAATTTTCTGATCCCAAAAGAAATGAACTATCAATGATTTTTCAATTTGAACACATAACTCTAGATGAGCAACCGGGGAAAAGTAAATGGGACTTGAAGCCTCTTAATTTAGTAGAACTA from Carnobacterium iners includes these protein-coding regions:
- a CDS encoding LacI family DNA-binding transcriptional regulator translates to MVTIRDVALKAKTSIATVSRVINNKPGFSEETKQKVQQAMKELDYETNEIARSLITNKTNTIGVIVPNIASMLTHDLLNGIENLSQSRKYSIIVCYTYSNHERTMEYLKTLKEKRVDGIIFTSENLTDKNIEYIKKINIPIVLLSTFSEKYKLPFVKVDDYQASYAAVEYLIGKGHKNIGMLSGDPNDKIAGEPRIKGYKDALKKHHLFSNEEHIVVGNNFSFEDGRTNLVTLLEKFPEMTAIFSASDEMAAGAIATAHEKKINIPEELSIIGYDNILVSQMVYPPLTTIEQPLYDMGYTAAEMLFQQIDEKELINKEVYLPFKIIERESVKVMDSL
- the aguA gene encoding agmatine deiminase; translation: MKKLETIPQTDGFRMPGEFEQHDGCWMIWPERPDNWRLGGKPAQIAFAEVAKAISEFELVTMCVSSEQYANAKNMLSDTVRVVEMTNDDSWMRDVGATFIINDKEVRGVDWVFNAWGGLVDGLYFPWDKDDQIADKMCEIEKLSRYRLDDFVLEGGSIHVDGEGTLVVTEECLLSKGRNPDLSKEEIENRLKEYLDLEKIIWIPRGIYNDETNGHVDNIMHYVAPGKIVLAWTDDESDPQYEICQEAYEVLSKSTDAKGRKIEITKLTLPANILITKEESEGVDAIEGTLPREEGDRLAASYANFYIANGGVIVPAFDDPNDKKAVETLQQVFPNHKIVSVYAREILLGGGNVHCITQQQPSVSQK
- a CDS encoding glycoside hydrolase family 13 protein codes for the protein MKWWQNAVVYQIYPRSFQDSNGDGIGDLQGIIKRLNYLELLGINAIWLSPVYQSPNDDNGYDISNYQAINAEFGTMKDMDELIEKARKKGIHIIMDLVVNHTSDEHNWFVESKQSRDNEYREYYIWRDPVDGKRPSDLTSSFSGSAWEFDEESGQYYLHMFSKKQPDLNWENPAVRKDIYEMMNFWLDKGIGGFRMDVIDQISKDLENNVTNNGPRLHEFIQEMNQETIRQYDVMTVGETWGATIDSGKKFSDPKRNELSMIFQFEHITLDEQPGKSKWDLKPLNLVELKKVLAKWQVELGDSGWNSLFWNNHDTPRIVSRWGNDQNYRVESAKMFAILLHFMKGTPYIYQGEEIGMTNQPIKDISEASDIETVNLYRERLELGYNKEEIIKSINTKGRDNARRPMQWDNTQQADFTTSIPWLSVNPNYDRINVKQALEDKSSIFYTYQQLIKLRKENPSLVFGDFKLLLPDHPAIFAYERTYQNETWLVVANFSEEPTSLSLTDQSDKSQLIISNSTRKSYDLSDLYLEPYETFCIKK
- a CDS encoding APC family permease; protein product: MKGKKKFRMIDAILSVICVVFVAEAAAPVAAIGNSQYFWWIFLMIGFLLPYGLIASELGTTFDGEGGLYDWVRKAFGSKMGGRVAWYYWINFPLWMAALAVIFPEMIELITGIEINIAVAIMIELAFIWIVTLIAFFPISDSVWILNGAAIIKVFLAVVVGALGVYVAITQGVANEYTLTSMLPSFDVNSLSFVSVIIFNFLGFEVITTMADDMEDPKKQIPQAIVIGGIVIAAIYIFSAFGIGVAIPTEEISTSSGLIESLQLLTGNPTSLFITVAAILFLLTLFGNMISWSQGVNSVAAYAADMEDMPSVFKKRRKNGIPSGAPIMNGIVASIVILLAPIIPNEDLFWSFFALNLVMFLLSYIPVFPAFLKLREIDPDRERPFKVKGSKGFLKVLAYIPMILIIIALIFIAIPMDTSAETLSSTLPITIGAVIFIIIGEIIIRIKHKSPKI